One Mycobacterium sp. SMC-4 DNA window includes the following coding sequences:
- a CDS encoding urease accessory protein UreD, with product MRSDVLIAARPGRGPHIECRGGIAVHRTAIDTVHLVSTAATPLGGDVISVRVVVESGARLTVRSVAATLVLPGASSAQSRSAWRLEVSGTLDLDPEPTVVAATSQHLAQTRLVLTAGAAVRIRERVQIGRTGEREGFWSGSMHGDIDGAPLIRHRVELGHGILTDDAIASPRACVSELHYPRGDPTVAGVALSLAGGGCLTTWQGDRL from the coding sequence GTGCGCTCCGACGTGCTGATCGCAGCGCGCCCGGGACGGGGCCCGCACATCGAGTGCCGCGGAGGGATCGCGGTGCACCGCACCGCGATCGACACGGTGCATCTGGTATCCACGGCGGCGACACCACTGGGTGGAGACGTCATCAGCGTGCGGGTGGTGGTCGAGTCCGGGGCGCGGCTGACCGTGCGAAGCGTCGCCGCAACTCTGGTGCTGCCGGGCGCCTCGAGTGCGCAATCCCGGTCAGCCTGGCGGCTCGAGGTCTCCGGAACCCTCGACCTCGACCCTGAACCGACTGTCGTAGCGGCAACTTCGCAGCACCTCGCCCAGACCCGGCTGGTCCTGACCGCGGGCGCCGCGGTGCGCATACGCGAACGCGTGCAGATCGGCAGAACCGGTGAGCGGGAAGGGTTCTGGTCTGGTTCTATGCATGGCGACATCGACGGTGCACCGTTGATCCGCCACCGCGTCGAGTTGGGTCACGGGATTCTGACCGACGACGCGATCGCCAGCCCGCGGGCATGCGTCAGCGAACTGCACTATCCGCGCGGCGATCCTACTGTGGCGGGAGTGGCGCTGAGTCTGGCCGGCGGCGGCTGCCTGACCACCTGGCAGGGCGACCGCCTCTGA
- a CDS encoding GlsB/YeaQ/YmgE family stress response membrane protein, with the protein MELLASELLARSTTLTSVGWIGYIIIGALAGWIAGKIVKGSGSGILMNIVIGVVGALIGGFLLSFFLDTAGGGWWFTLFTAILGAVILLWLVGLVQKRNA; encoded by the coding sequence ATGGAACTACTCGCTAGCGAGCTGCTGGCTCGCTCGACAACGCTGACCAGTGTCGGTTGGATCGGCTACATCATCATCGGCGCCCTCGCCGGATGGATCGCCGGCAAGATCGTCAAGGGCTCAGGGTCGGGAATCCTGATGAACATCGTGATCGGCGTCGTCGGTGCTCTCATCGGTGGTTTCCTGTTGAGCTTCTTCCTCGACACGGCCGGAGGTGGCTGGTGGTTCACGTTGTTCACCGCCATCCTGGGTGCGGTGATCCTGCTGTGGCTTGTCGGGTTGGTGCAGAAGCGCAACGCCTGA
- a CDS encoding LLM class F420-dependent oxidoreductase, translating into MTIRLGLQINNFSYGTGVADLFPTVVAQAREADDAGFDSVFVMDHFYQLPGIGSPDQPMLEAYTALGALAQGTETVQLGTLVTGNTYRNPTLLAKAITTLDVISQGRAVLGIGTGWFELEHDQLGYEFGTFTDRFDKLGEALQIIVPMIKGERPTFAGKYYRTQEAMANPRLRDHIPLMIGGSGEKKTIPLAARHFDHLNVIAGFDELRAKLDVVAARCEDIGRDPATLETSMLVGAIPGAGPEDIPEDFRQRMVAGTPDQMAEQIKTKVLDAGIDGVIVFVPTQMLGYQPGHIAALGEALAPLVRG; encoded by the coding sequence GTGACCATTCGTCTGGGCTTACAGATCAACAACTTCTCCTACGGCACCGGTGTGGCCGACCTCTTTCCGACCGTCGTTGCGCAGGCGCGCGAAGCTGACGACGCCGGCTTCGATTCGGTCTTCGTGATGGACCACTTCTACCAACTGCCGGGCATCGGCAGCCCCGACCAGCCCATGTTGGAGGCCTATACCGCGCTCGGGGCGTTGGCGCAGGGCACCGAAACCGTCCAGCTGGGAACTCTGGTAACCGGTAACACCTATCGCAACCCGACGCTGCTGGCCAAGGCCATCACCACCCTGGACGTCATCAGCCAGGGGCGCGCGGTGCTCGGGATCGGCACCGGCTGGTTCGAACTCGAACACGACCAGCTGGGTTACGAGTTCGGCACCTTCACCGACCGCTTCGACAAACTCGGCGAAGCACTGCAGATCATCGTGCCGATGATCAAGGGCGAGCGACCGACTTTCGCCGGCAAGTACTACCGCACCCAGGAAGCGATGGCCAATCCCCGACTCCGGGACCATATTCCGCTGATGATCGGTGGCAGCGGCGAGAAGAAGACAATCCCGCTGGCGGCGCGCCACTTCGACCACCTCAACGTCATCGCCGGCTTCGATGAATTGCGCGCCAAGCTCGACGTCGTGGCCGCGCGGTGCGAGGACATCGGCCGTGATCCCGCCACCCTGGAGACCAGCATGCTGGTGGGGGCCATCCCCGGCGCCGGGCCCGAGGACATCCCGGAGGACTTCCGGCAGCGCATGGTCGCCGGAACGCCCGATCAGATGGCCGAGCAGATCAAGACCAAGGTCCTCGATGCCGGCATCGACGGCGTCATCGTATTCGTGCCGACACAGATGCTGGGTTACCAGCCCGGCCACATCGCCGCCCTCGGTGAAGCGCTCGCGCCGCTGGTGCGGGGCTGA
- a CDS encoding CPBP family intramembrane glutamic endopeptidase: protein MSDVSVVAVPAEPHPLVAQLSALQHFRIYVDIAVVVVVLALSNLLAHFTTPWANVAVVPAAAVGLVLLVRSRGLGWSDLGLGREHWKSGAGYAAGAVILVGSVIAVGVLLPWTRPLFLNNNYATLSGALIASMVIIPLQTVIPEELAFRGVLHGALHRAWGFRGVAAAGSLLFGLWHIATSMGLTASNVGFTKILGGGVFGMAIGVLGAVLATAAAGFVFTWLRNRSGSLIAPIALHWSLNGMGALAAAMVWHLG from the coding sequence ATGTCTGACGTTTCCGTGGTGGCCGTGCCGGCCGAGCCTCATCCGCTGGTCGCCCAGCTCTCGGCGTTACAGCACTTCCGGATCTACGTCGACATCGCCGTGGTGGTCGTGGTGCTGGCGTTGTCCAACCTGCTGGCACACTTCACCACGCCCTGGGCCAACGTCGCTGTGGTGCCCGCGGCCGCCGTCGGGCTGGTCCTGCTGGTGCGTTCGCGCGGCCTGGGTTGGTCGGATCTGGGGCTGGGGCGCGAGCACTGGAAATCCGGCGCCGGATACGCCGCCGGCGCGGTGATCCTGGTGGGCAGCGTGATCGCCGTGGGCGTGCTGTTGCCCTGGACACGCCCGCTGTTTCTCAACAACAACTACGCCACGCTGTCAGGCGCGCTGATCGCCTCGATGGTCATCATCCCGCTGCAGACAGTGATCCCCGAGGAGTTGGCCTTCCGGGGTGTGCTGCACGGCGCACTGCACCGCGCTTGGGGTTTCCGCGGCGTCGCGGCGGCCGGGTCACTGCTGTTCGGGCTGTGGCACATCGCCACCTCGATGGGGCTCACGGCGAGCAATGTCGGATTTACCAAGATCCTGGGCGGTGGTGTGTTCGGCATGGCCATCGGCGTGTTGGGAGCGGTGCTGGCCACCGCGGCCGCCGGGTTCGTGTTCACCTGGCTGCGCAACCGCAGCGGCAGCCTGATTGCTCCGATCGCTTTGCACTGGTCCCTCAACGGCATGGGTGCACTGGCGGCGGCGATGGTGTGGCATCTGGGCTGA
- a CDS encoding alanine and proline-rich secreted protein Apa, giving the protein MDQVDPRRSRLSKSLSLAALTGATVAALTLPSVAYAQPAPPPEPPPAPTAVDGAPAAPPPPPAPPAPADPNVPPPPGAPPGPPPAEAPVPPPAPDAPPAPDAEPGAPAEPGPEPGRVDNAAGGFSYVVPAGWKVSDATQLSYGQALLTKLPPEGSPPDAQPPNDTSVLLGRLDLKLFAGAEADNTKAAQRLASDMGEFFMPFPGTRVNQETVPLEAGGLDGVASYYEVNFTDTNKPSGQIWAGVVGEPTAPGTPRGQRAPERWFVVWLGTAQNPVPQNEAVTLANSIRPWAPPPPPPPPAAPDPNAPVPPADPNAPPPDPEAPAPRPAVGVPVPVDPATAPGMVPPA; this is encoded by the coding sequence ATGGATCAGGTGGACCCTCGCCGTAGCAGGTTGTCGAAATCGCTGTCGCTGGCAGCACTGACCGGCGCGACCGTGGCAGCGCTGACCCTGCCGTCGGTCGCATACGCTCAACCGGCCCCGCCGCCGGAGCCCCCGCCGGCCCCCACGGCCGTCGACGGCGCGCCGGCCGCCCCGCCGCCACCTCCCGCTCCACCGGCACCGGCCGATCCGAACGTGCCACCACCGCCGGGCGCGCCCCCGGGTCCGCCGCCTGCTGAGGCGCCGGTGCCGCCGCCCGCCCCCGACGCGCCGCCCGCCCCGGACGCCGAGCCCGGCGCGCCGGCCGAGCCGGGGCCCGAACCCGGCCGGGTCGACAACGCGGCCGGCGGGTTCAGCTACGTGGTCCCGGCAGGCTGGAAGGTCTCCGACGCGACTCAGCTGTCCTACGGTCAGGCCCTGCTGACGAAGCTGCCGCCGGAGGGCTCGCCGCCCGACGCCCAGCCTCCCAACGACACCAGCGTGCTGCTGGGCCGGTTGGACCTGAAGCTTTTCGCCGGCGCTGAGGCCGACAACACCAAGGCCGCACAACGTCTCGCCTCGGACATGGGTGAATTCTTCATGCCCTTCCCGGGCACCCGCGTGAACCAGGAAACCGTCCCGCTGGAAGCCGGCGGACTCGACGGCGTCGCGTCGTACTACGAAGTGAACTTCACCGACACCAACAAGCCCAGCGGGCAGATCTGGGCCGGCGTGGTCGGCGAACCGACCGCCCCGGGAACTCCGCGCGGTCAGCGCGCACCTGAGCGCTGGTTCGTGGTGTGGCTGGGCACCGCACAGAATCCGGTGCCGCAGAACGAAGCCGTGACGCTGGCCAACTCGATCCGGCCGTGGGCGCCCCCGCCGCCGCCACCGCCGCCTGCCGCGCCGGACCCGAACGCGCCGGTCCCGCCCGCTGATCCGAACGCACCGCCGCCGGATCCGGAAGCCCCGGCTCCGCGCCCGGCCGTGGGGGTTCCGGTGCCGGTCGATCCGGCCACCGCGCCGGGAATGGTGCCGCCGGCCTGA
- a CDS encoding acetyl-CoA acetyltransferase, which produces MPLAPRTPVLVGYGQITQRDENPSVEPIDLMAAAAREAAEARVLEAVDAVRVVNLLSWRYRDPGLLLAQRIHADKATTRYTGIGGNVPQTLVNLACLDILRNQADVVLIAGAETWRTRSRLRAAGQRPDWTRQDESVPLPPGADESVPMAAPSDERIHLDRPAFVYPMFEQAVRIAAGESIEDHRRRVGELWAQFSAVAATNPHAWNRDPLSADQISRPSASNRMISWPYTKLMNSNNMVDQGAVLILTSAERARELHIPSERWVFPHAGADSHDTYAIGERAQLHTSPAIRIAGQRALKLAGAGVDDMDLIDVYSCFPSAVQVAAKELGLPVGDPGRPLTVTGGLTFAGGPWNNYVTHSIATMAEQLVAEPGRRGLITANGGYLTKHSIGVYGTEPPTHEFRWQDVQSEVDREPTRTALVEWSGVGTVESWTTPVGRDGTPEKAFLAVRTPQDARALAVLTDPDEAAATVREDIAGASVRVHADGTAALDPR; this is translated from the coding sequence ATGCCCCTCGCGCCCAGGACACCGGTACTCGTCGGCTACGGCCAGATCACTCAGCGTGATGAGAATCCGTCCGTCGAACCGATCGACCTGATGGCAGCCGCGGCCCGCGAAGCGGCCGAGGCCCGGGTGCTCGAGGCCGTCGACGCCGTACGAGTGGTCAATCTGCTGTCCTGGCGCTACCGGGATCCGGGACTGCTTCTGGCGCAACGCATCCATGCCGACAAGGCCACCACCCGATACACCGGCATCGGTGGCAATGTGCCGCAGACTCTGGTGAACCTGGCCTGCCTGGACATCCTGCGCAACCAGGCCGACGTGGTGTTGATCGCAGGCGCGGAGACGTGGCGCACCCGCAGCAGGCTGCGCGCCGCGGGACAGCGACCCGACTGGACCAGGCAGGACGAGTCGGTGCCGTTGCCGCCGGGCGCAGACGAGAGCGTACCGATGGCTGCACCCTCTGACGAACGGATTCACCTCGACCGCCCGGCGTTCGTGTATCCGATGTTCGAGCAAGCGGTGCGCATTGCCGCGGGTGAGTCGATCGAGGACCACCGGCGCCGCGTCGGTGAGCTGTGGGCGCAGTTCTCCGCGGTGGCGGCGACCAACCCGCACGCGTGGAACCGGGATCCGCTCAGCGCCGACCAGATCAGCCGGCCCTCGGCGAGCAACCGGATGATCAGCTGGCCATACACCAAGTTGATGAACTCCAACAACATGGTCGACCAGGGCGCGGTGTTGATCCTGACCTCCGCCGAGCGGGCCAGGGAGCTCCACATCCCCTCGGAGCGTTGGGTTTTCCCCCATGCCGGAGCAGACTCGCACGACACCTACGCCATCGGGGAGCGTGCGCAGTTGCACACCTCACCGGCGATCCGTATCGCCGGGCAGCGCGCGCTGAAGTTGGCCGGGGCCGGCGTCGACGACATGGACCTCATCGATGTGTATTCGTGCTTCCCGTCAGCCGTTCAGGTCGCCGCCAAGGAACTGGGTCTTCCGGTGGGCGACCCGGGCCGACCGCTGACGGTGACCGGGGGTTTGACGTTCGCCGGCGGGCCGTGGAACAACTACGTGACCCACTCCATCGCGACGATGGCCGAGCAGCTGGTGGCCGAACCGGGCCGGCGTGGATTGATCACCGCCAACGGTGGTTACCTGACCAAGCACAGTATCGGCGTGTATGGCACCGAGCCCCCGACTCACGAGTTTCGTTGGCAGGATGTGCAATCCGAAGTGGATCGGGAACCGACCCGGACGGCGCTGGTCGAGTGGAGCGGTGTCGGCACCGTGGAATCGTGGACCACACCGGTGGGCCGCGACGGAACTCCCGAGAAGGCGTTCCTGGCCGTGCGCACCCCGCAGGACGCTCGGGCACTGGCCGTCCTCACCGACCCGGACGAAGCCGCGGCGACGGTGCGTGAGGACATCGCCGGTGCATCGGTGCGGGTGCACGCCGACGGTACCGCCGCGCTGGACCCGCGCTAA
- a CDS encoding SDR family oxidoreductase produces MDVLITGSDTDLGRTIAQSFCEAGHHVILAGRRADDLEVAAKELDVDAVAFDATDPASILAAAPALPSHLDTVINVPTPTWAPGDPRTYSLADHAAEWRGLFDASLVSAVLTVQMIGDQLRSGGSIVTVIPDSLLEGSAGAAVKAAVADWTAGQADLFGVRGINVNAVAVGRGFEPGYDGLTAGSPKVGTEIARLSLFLTTPAARHITGQTLHVTRGAMANFG; encoded by the coding sequence ATGGATGTGTTGATCACCGGAAGCGACACCGATCTGGGTCGCACCATCGCGCAGAGCTTCTGTGAAGCGGGCCATCACGTCATCCTCGCGGGCCGACGCGCAGACGATCTCGAGGTGGCAGCCAAGGAACTCGACGTCGACGCGGTCGCGTTCGACGCCACCGACCCTGCCTCGATCCTGGCGGCCGCACCCGCGCTCCCGTCGCACCTCGACACCGTGATCAACGTCCCGACCCCGACGTGGGCGCCCGGTGATCCCCGAACGTATTCGCTGGCCGATCACGCTGCCGAATGGCGCGGCCTGTTCGACGCCAGCCTGGTCTCTGCGGTCCTGACGGTCCAGATGATCGGTGACCAACTGCGCTCGGGCGGATCCATCGTCACCGTGATCCCCGACTCGCTGTTGGAGGGCAGTGCCGGCGCCGCGGTCAAGGCTGCCGTCGCCGACTGGACGGCCGGGCAGGCCGATCTGTTCGGCGTGCGGGGCATCAACGTCAACGCCGTTGCGGTGGGCCGGGGATTCGAACCTGGTTACGACGGTCTGACTGCCGGCTCCCCGAAGGTCGGCACGGAGATCGCCCGGCTGTCACTTTTCCTGACCACCCCGGCCGCCCGGCACATCACCGGGCAGACCCTGCACGTCACCCGCGGGGCAATGGCCAACTTCGGCTGA
- a CDS encoding NAD(P)/FAD-dependent oxidoreductase, producing the protein MSQPGASASDRHRVVIIGSGFGGLTAAKALRKADVDIKLIARTTHHLFQPLLYQVATGIISEGEIAPATRVVLRKQKNVQVLLGDVTRVDLATKTVRSELLGHTYVTPFDSLIVAAGAGQSYFGNDHFAEWAPGMKTIDDALELRGRILGAFEQAERSSDPVRREKLLTFVVVGAGPTGVEMAGQIAELADHTLKGAFRHIDSTKARVILLDAAPAVLPPMGEKLGRKAQDRLEKMGVEIQLNAMVTDVDRNGITVKDPDGKLRRIEAACKVWSAGVSASPLGRDLAEQSGVELDRAGRVKVLPDLSIPGHPNVFVVGDMAAVEGVPGMAQGAIQGGRYAAKAIAAGLKGADPEEREPFRYFDKGSMATVSRFSAVAKVGRLEFGGFIAWLSWLILHLVYLVGFKTKIVTLLSWTVTFLSTKRGQLTITEQQAYARTRIEELQEIAASVQDTERAAS; encoded by the coding sequence ATGAGCCAACCCGGAGCCAGTGCATCCGATCGGCACAGAGTGGTCATCATCGGATCGGGCTTTGGTGGCCTGACCGCGGCCAAGGCCCTGCGGAAGGCCGACGTCGACATCAAGCTGATCGCCCGGACCACCCACCACCTGTTCCAGCCGTTGCTCTACCAGGTGGCCACCGGGATCATCTCCGAGGGCGAGATCGCGCCTGCCACTCGGGTGGTGCTGCGCAAGCAGAAGAACGTCCAAGTGCTGCTCGGCGATGTCACCCGAGTCGACCTGGCGACCAAAACCGTGCGCTCGGAACTGCTGGGGCACACCTACGTCACGCCGTTCGACAGCCTGATCGTCGCTGCCGGCGCCGGCCAGTCGTACTTCGGCAATGACCATTTCGCCGAGTGGGCGCCGGGTATGAAGACCATCGACGACGCGCTGGAGTTGCGCGGCCGCATTCTGGGGGCCTTCGAGCAGGCCGAGCGTTCCAGTGACCCGGTCCGCCGCGAGAAGCTGTTGACGTTCGTCGTCGTCGGTGCCGGACCCACCGGTGTCGAGATGGCCGGACAGATCGCCGAATTGGCTGATCACACCCTCAAAGGAGCGTTCCGCCACATCGATTCGACCAAAGCGCGGGTGATCCTGCTCGATGCCGCGCCCGCGGTGCTGCCGCCGATGGGTGAGAAGCTGGGTCGCAAGGCTCAGGATCGGCTGGAGAAGATGGGCGTGGAGATCCAGCTCAACGCGATGGTCACCGATGTCGATCGCAACGGGATCACCGTCAAGGATCCCGACGGCAAACTGCGCCGCATCGAGGCGGCGTGCAAAGTGTGGTCGGCCGGTGTGTCGGCCAGCCCGCTGGGCCGTGACCTCGCTGAGCAGTCCGGCGTCGAACTCGACCGTGCCGGCCGGGTCAAGGTGCTGCCGGATCTGTCGATCCCGGGCCATCCCAACGTCTTCGTCGTCGGGGACATGGCCGCCGTCGAGGGTGTTCCCGGCATGGCCCAGGGCGCGATCCAGGGCGGCCGCTATGCCGCCAAGGCCATCGCGGCAGGTCTGAAGGGCGCCGACCCCGAAGAGCGGGAGCCGTTCCGTTACTTCGACAAGGGGTCGATGGCCACCGTGTCGAGATTCAGTGCCGTCGCCAAGGTGGGACGATTGGAGTTCGGTGGATTCATCGCGTGGCTGTCGTGGCTGATCTTGCATCTGGTGTACCTGGTCGGCTTCAAGACCAAGATCGTCACGCTGTTGTCGTGGACGGTGACCTTCTTGTCGACCAAGCGCGGACAGCTGACCATCACCGAGCAGCAGGCCTACGCTCGCACTCGCATCGAGGAACTCCAGGAGATCGCCGCCTCGGTGCAGGACACCGAGCGAGCAGCGAGTTGA
- a CDS encoding phosphoketolase has product MTTTAPNVHTAAWTTVDRDCVADAELERIDRWWRAANYLSVGQIYLLDNPLLRRPLTRDDVKPRLLGHWGTTPGLNFLYAHLNRAIKERAQSTVYLTGPGHGGPGLVASAYLDGTYSEIYPDVTRDDEGLRRLFRQFSFPGGIPSHVAPETPGSIHEGGELGYALSHAYGAAFDNPDLLVAAVIGDGEAETGPLATSWHSNKLVNPAQDGVVLPVLHLNGYKIANPTLLARIPEDELRALMVGYGHRPYFFEVPDEGSGIDDSLDAHRRFAALLDDVLDEIAAIKATAAAGDDSRPAWPMIVFRTPKGWTGPDYIDGKKTTGSWRAHQVPLASARDTDEHLHVLGDWLASYRPHELFDDTGALHADIAELAPPGPLRMSDNPHTNGGLLLRDLRMPDFRDFAVDVPAPGATVAEATRVLGQWLTEVIRLNPDNFRIFGPDETASNRLQAVYEATDKQWNAELLGAEVDEHLARVGRVVEMLSEHQCQGWLEGYLLTGRHGLFNCYEAFIHIVDSMLNQHAKWLKVTNDIPWRRPIASLNYLLSSHVWRQDHNGFSHQDPGFIDHVVNKSADVVRVYLPPDANTLLSTYDHCLRSRQYVNVVVSGKQPSPNFLTMEQAIAHCTRGLGIWEWAGSEVVGTDPDVVLAAAGDIPTLEALAAADILRQHLPELKVRFVNVVDLMRLQDSTEHPHGLPTRDFDMIFTTDKPIIFAYHGYPWLIHRLAYRRTGHPNLHVRGYKEEGTTTTPFDMVMLNDLDRYHLVMDVIDRVPALRSTCATLRQQMVDKRIAARDYTRAHGEDIPEVKDWVWPAARESGFGTEAADATDDTGGDND; this is encoded by the coding sequence ATGACCACCACCGCCCCCAACGTGCACACAGCCGCATGGACGACCGTCGACCGCGATTGCGTGGCCGATGCCGAGCTCGAACGGATCGACCGTTGGTGGCGCGCGGCGAACTACCTGTCGGTGGGCCAGATCTACCTGCTGGACAATCCGCTGCTGCGCAGGCCCCTGACGCGTGACGACGTCAAGCCCCGCCTGCTCGGTCACTGGGGCACCACGCCGGGATTGAACTTCCTCTACGCCCACCTCAACCGGGCGATCAAGGAACGCGCACAGTCGACGGTGTATCTCACCGGGCCGGGTCACGGCGGGCCCGGGTTGGTGGCCAGCGCCTACCTCGACGGCACCTACAGCGAGATCTACCCCGACGTCACCCGAGATGACGAAGGGTTACGGCGACTGTTTCGGCAGTTCTCGTTCCCGGGCGGCATCCCCTCCCACGTTGCGCCCGAGACACCGGGATCGATCCACGAGGGCGGCGAACTGGGGTACGCCCTGTCACACGCCTACGGCGCAGCATTCGACAACCCCGACCTGTTGGTGGCCGCGGTGATCGGTGACGGGGAGGCCGAGACCGGTCCGCTGGCCACCAGCTGGCATTCCAACAAGCTGGTCAACCCGGCGCAGGACGGGGTGGTGCTGCCGGTCCTGCATCTCAACGGGTACAAGATCGCCAATCCGACGCTGTTGGCCCGGATACCCGAGGACGAGCTGCGCGCCCTGATGGTCGGTTACGGCCACCGTCCCTACTTCTTCGAAGTCCCCGACGAGGGCAGTGGCATCGATGATTCCCTCGATGCTCATCGCCGCTTCGCCGCGCTACTCGACGACGTGCTCGACGAGATCGCGGCGATCAAGGCCACCGCGGCCGCCGGTGACGATTCCCGGCCGGCCTGGCCGATGATCGTGTTCCGCACCCCCAAAGGCTGGACGGGACCCGACTACATCGACGGGAAGAAGACCACCGGATCGTGGCGCGCCCATCAGGTGCCGCTGGCCAGTGCCCGCGACACCGACGAGCACCTCCACGTGCTCGGAGACTGGCTGGCCTCCTACCGGCCGCACGAGTTGTTCGACGACACCGGAGCGCTGCATGCCGACATCGCCGAACTCGCGCCTCCCGGACCGCTGCGGATGAGCGACAACCCGCACACCAACGGCGGCCTGCTGCTCAGGGATCTGCGGATGCCCGACTTCCGGGACTTCGCCGTCGACGTCCCGGCCCCGGGCGCCACGGTGGCCGAGGCCACCCGCGTTCTCGGCCAGTGGCTGACCGAGGTCATCCGGCTCAACCCGGACAACTTCCGAATCTTCGGCCCGGACGAGACCGCGTCAAACCGCCTGCAGGCGGTCTATGAGGCCACCGACAAACAATGGAACGCCGAGCTGCTCGGCGCCGAGGTCGACGAACACCTCGCCCGCGTGGGCCGGGTGGTCGAGATGCTGTCCGAACATCAGTGCCAGGGTTGGTTGGAGGGGTATCTGCTCACCGGCCGGCACGGCCTGTTCAACTGCTACGAAGCGTTCATCCACATCGTCGACTCGATGCTCAACCAGCACGCCAAATGGCTGAAGGTCACCAATGACATCCCGTGGCGACGCCCCATCGCCAGCCTCAATTACCTGCTCTCCAGCCACGTCTGGCGCCAGGACCACAACGGGTTCTCCCATCAGGACCCCGGTTTCATCGACCACGTGGTCAACAAGAGCGCCGACGTGGTGCGGGTTTACCTGCCCCCGGACGCCAACACTTTGCTGTCCACCTACGACCACTGCCTGCGGTCCCGGCAGTACGTCAACGTCGTCGTCTCCGGCAAGCAGCCCTCACCCAACTTCTTGACCATGGAGCAGGCCATCGCCCACTGCACCCGCGGTTTGGGCATCTGGGAGTGGGCGGGTAGCGAAGTCGTCGGCACCGACCCCGACGTGGTGCTGGCCGCAGCGGGTGACATCCCGACCCTGGAAGCGCTGGCCGCGGCCGACATCCTGCGCCAGCACCTGCCGGAACTGAAGGTCCGTTTCGTCAACGTCGTGGACCTGATGAGGTTGCAGGACTCCACCGAGCATCCGCACGGTTTGCCAACGCGCGACTTCGACATGATCTTCACCACCGACAAGCCGATCATTTTCGCTTATCACGGTTACCCATGGCTGATCCACCGGCTGGCCTACCGGCGCACCGGTCACCCCAACCTGCACGTGCGGGGCTATAAGGAGGAAGGCACCACCACCACGCCGTTCGACATGGTGATGCTCAACGACCTCGACCGTTATCACCTGGTCATGGATGTCATCGACCGGGTCCCGGCGCTGCGGTCGACCTGCGCGACCCTGCGCCAGCAGATGGTCGACAAACGCATCGCCGCACGCGACTACACCCGCGCCCACGGTGAGGACATCCCGGAGGTCAAGGACTGGGTGTGGCCGGCCGCTCGGGAATCGGGGTTCGGCACCGAAGCCGCCGACGCGACCGACGACACCGGTGGGGACAACGATTGA
- a CDS encoding zinc-binding alcohol dehydrogenase family protein — MTGSTMRAWQVRRPGPMSTAPLRRAVVPIPAPADGDLLVAVRACGVCRTDLHVAEGDLPVHRPEVVPGHEVVGEVVAVGADVAPGLSIGDRVGIAWLRHTCGHCRYCRRGAENLCPSSRYTGWDADGGYAEFATVPAKYALPLPAGYSDEELAPLLCAGIIGYRALLRAELPPGGRLGIYGFGGSAHLTAQVALAQGAEVHVMTREPQARELALALGAASAQGAYDRPPVALDSAILFAPVGDLVPPALAALDRGGTLSVAGIHLSDIPVLNYQRHLFQERQLRSVTSNTRADAHAFLEFAAEHHLQVTAPRYPLDRADEALSDLSAGRVAGAAVLQV; from the coding sequence ATGACGGGGTCCACCATGCGCGCCTGGCAGGTGCGGCGGCCCGGTCCGATGTCGACCGCCCCGCTGCGCCGCGCCGTCGTGCCGATACCCGCACCCGCGGACGGCGATCTGCTGGTCGCTGTCCGCGCGTGCGGGGTGTGCCGGACAGACCTGCATGTCGCCGAGGGCGACCTGCCCGTCCACCGGCCCGAAGTGGTGCCCGGCCATGAGGTCGTCGGCGAAGTGGTAGCTGTCGGCGCCGACGTCGCGCCGGGCTTGTCGATCGGTGATCGGGTCGGTATCGCATGGCTGCGCCACACCTGCGGGCACTGCCGATACTGCCGACGGGGTGCGGAGAACCTCTGTCCGAGCTCCCGCTACACGGGCTGGGACGCTGACGGCGGGTATGCCGAGTTCGCCACCGTGCCTGCCAAATACGCGCTACCGCTGCCCGCCGGGTATTCCGATGAAGAACTGGCTCCGTTGCTGTGTGCCGGCATCATCGGCTATCGCGCTCTGCTGCGAGCGGAGCTGCCGCCCGGTGGCCGGCTGGGGATCTACGGGTTCGGCGGTAGTGCGCATCTGACGGCCCAGGTTGCGCTGGCCCAGGGCGCCGAGGTGCACGTGATGACCCGCGAACCGCAGGCCCGCGAACTCGCCCTGGCCCTGGGTGCAGCCTCGGCACAGGGTGCTTACGACCGGCCGCCGGTGGCCCTGGACTCGGCGATCCTTTTCGCACCGGTCGGCGATCTCGTCCCGCCGGCGCTCGCGGCACTGGACCGGGGAGGCACCTTATCGGTGGCGGGTATCCACCTCAGCGACATCCCGGTGCTGAACTATCAGCGGCACCTGTTCCAGGAGCGGCAACTGCGATCGGTGACGTCGAACACCCGCGCTGACGCCCACGCGTTCCTCGAGTTCGCCGCAGAGCACCACCTGCAGGTCACCGCGCCGCGTTACCCGTTGGACCGCGCCGACGAGGCACTGTCCGACCTCAGCGCAGGACGGGTGGCCGGGGCCGCGGTGTTACAGGTCTGA